From a region of the Alnus glutinosa chromosome 1, dhAlnGlut1.1, whole genome shotgun sequence genome:
- the LOC133858316 gene encoding N6-adenosine-methyltransferase non-catalytic subunit MTB: MDSPERGRSYAKRDIEDGSDVKSDRTGDDEEWEGSEKRKHRSSRSRKTSNADEVEGLDSSGRRRSSGDRNEGRKRSGGSSRAGSDEDDNDSKKELRSKQMKKRQEENTLEKLSNWYQDGELENRKDGGDKSGSRGHGRADESERRKIASKLSEYENSQSRSKSKEERSLDGDLEKVVDRDSRYSERRESGREKGHGSSEEVRNSRRKWDEPDAVKKAEETYSERADLRSGKASDATKYESSRERSVSTRNEPGDSKIRGVDSNSEKGIKSNNREERRADVERSRSKVKSEALEEDNRVSPITREDRSGKEKTEKNRQQRTPIQDVAESRERTLNAEDDKSMRMRDKSAREVGLSNRSRTPERGGRRHQETDHSEIDFERSFNLKRKELEKDGYRDDRSKGRDDSWSDRNRDREGSKENWKRRQPISSDKESKNGDVVYDHGREWELPRHGRERTDNERPHGRSGNRKDGSRGEAVKTSSNFGISNENYDVIEIQTKPLDYGRAESGSNFSRRAEVVQQSDLKSAPNDEEWAYMQDDRARRNDLYGSGPPGEDSKERYTDDGTSMRDQNSWRDDFDVLGGKGRSQKAAMSGRSAGGQSSSSGSQPPYGNQDPGSFNRAASQGVKGSRVGRGGRGRLTGRDNQQVAIPLPIMGAPFGPLGMPPPGPMQPLTPGMQPAPGPPISPGVFIPPFNPPVWPGARGVDMNMLAVAPGLSPVPPGPSGPRFPPNMGNSPPAMYFNQPGPTRGVPPSISGPGFSAAGPMGRGTPPDKTPGGWVPPKSSGPPGKAPSRGEQNDYSQNFVDTGMRPQNFIRELELTNVVEDYPKLRELIQKKDEIVAKSASPPMYYRCDLKEFELSPEFFGTKFDVILVDPPWEEYVHRAPGVADHMEYWTFEEIMSLKIEAIADTPSFIFLWVGDGAGLEQGRQCLKKWGFRRCEDICWVKTNKATATPGLRHDSHTLFQHSKEHCLMGIKGTVRRSTDGHIIHANIDTDVIIAEEPPYGSTQKPEDMYRIVEHFALGRRRLELFGEDHNIRSGWLTVGKELSSTNFNAEAYVRSFADKDGKVWQGGGGRNPPPEAPHLVITTPDIESLRPKSPMKNQQQLQQQQSTSISLTTASSSNRRPAGNSPSNLGALGLNQEASSSNPSTPVPWASPMEGYRGREGSSMPSDDKLFDMYGYSGQANQDYLEFESHRQMNLL, encoded by the exons ATGGATTCACCTGAGCGTGGTCGGAGTTATGCAAAACGGGACATAGAGGATGGTTCTGATGTGAAGAGTGATAGGACTGGAGATGATGAAGAGTGGGAGGGCAGTGAGAAGAGAAAACATAGGTCAAGTAGGTCAAGAAAAACGAGCAATGCAGACGAGGTTGAAGGTCTAGATAGcagtggaagaagaagaagttctgGGGACAGAAATGAGGGCCGCAAACGGTCGGGTGGATCCAGCAGAGCAGGTAGTGACGAGGATGACAATGACTCAAAAAAAGAGTTGCGCTCTAAGCAAATGAAGAAAAGACAAGAAGAGAATACATTAGAAAAGTTGAGCAATTGGTACCAGGACGGAGAATTAGAGAACAGGAAAGATGGTGGAGATAAATCGGGAAGCAGAGGGCATGGTCGAGCTGATGAAAGTGAGAGAAGGAAAATTGCCTCAAAGCTTTCAGAGTATGAGAATTCTCAGAGCAGAAGTAAAAGCAAAGAAGAAAGGTCCCTTGATGGAGATCTTGAAAAAGTGGTTGATAGAGATTCCAGGTATTCAGAGAGGAGGGAAAGTGGTCGAGAGAAGGGTCATGGGTCTTCTGAGGAGGTGAGGAACTCGAGGAGAAAGTGGGATGAACCTGATGCAGTCAAGAAAGCTGAAGAAACTTATTCTGAAAGAGCTGACCTGAGAAGTGGTAAGGCTTCTGATGCTACTAAGTATGAGAGTTCTAGAGAGAGAAGTGTGTCCACGAGAAATGAACCAGGTGATAGTAAGATCCGAGGTGTAGATTCAAACAGTGAGAAGGGTATCAAATCTAATAATAGGGAAGAAAGAAGAGCTGATGTTGAGAGGAGTAGGAGCAAAGTTAAGTCAGAGGCACTAGAAGAAGATAATAGGGTTAGTCCTATTACTCGTGAAGACAGATCAGGCAAGgagaaaactgagaagaataGACAGCAGAGAACTCCCATTCAGGATGTTGCCGAAAGCCGGGAGAGAACTTTAAATGCAGAGGATGATAAAAGTATGCGGATGAGGGATAAAAGTGCGAGAGAAGTAGGGCTCTCTAACAGGTCAAGAACCCCCGAGAGGGGTGGGAGGCGTCATCAAGAAACAGATCACTCTGAGATAGATTTTGAAAGAAGTTTCAACCTCAAGCGGAAGGAACTGGAAAAGGATGGTTACAGGGATGATAGATCAAAAGGCAGAGATGATAGCTGGAGCGACAGGAATAGGGACCGTGAAGGTTCCAAAGAGAATTGGAAAAGAAGGCAACCTATCAGTAGTGATAAAGAGTCAAAAAATGGGGATGTTGTTTATGATCATGGCAGAGAGTGGGAGTTGCCAAGACATGGTCGTGAGAGGACTGACAATGAAAGGCCTCATGGTCGGTCTGGTAATAGGAAAGATGGAAGCAGGGGTGAAGCTGTGAAAACCTCATCAAACTTTGGAATTTCGAATGAGAATTATGATGTGATAGAGATCCAAACAAAGCCTCTTGATTATGGAAGAGCAGAGTCTGGATCCAACTTTTCCAGGAGAGCTGAAGTTGTTCAGCAATCTGACTTGAAATCAGCACCAAATGATGAAGAGTGGGCATATATGCAGGATGACAGGGCAAGAAGGAATGATTTATATGGGTCTGGGCCACCTGGTGAAGATTCAAAGGAAAGATATACAGATGATGGTACCTCTATGCGAGATCAAAATTCATGGAGGGATGACTTTGATGTCCTTGGAGGAAAGGGAAGAAGCCAGAAAGCTGCTATGTCTGGTCGCAGTGCTGGTGGCCAAAGTTCTAGCAGTGGTTCGCAGCCTCCATATGGGAACCAGGATCCAGGGTCCTTCAACAGAGCTGCCTCACAAGGAGTAAAAGGGAGTAGAGTGGGGAGAGGAGGAAGGGGCCGGCTCACTGGGAGAGACAACCAGCAGGTAGCAATCCCACTGCCTATAATGGGAGCACCTTTCGGACCTCTTGGAATGCCTCCACCAGGTCCAATGCAGCCTCTTACCCCTGGTATGCAACCTGCTCCAGGTCCACCAATTTCGCCAGGTGTCTTCATTCCCCCCTTTAATCCGCCCGTTTGGCCTGGGGCTCGAGGTGTTGATATGAATATGTTAGCTGTTGCACCGGGTCTATCTCCTGTTCCTCCTGGACCATCAGGTCCAAGGTTTCCTCCTAACATGGGCAACTCACCCCCTGCGATGTATTTTAACCAACCTGGCCCCACAAGAGGAGTTCCTCCTAGCATATCTGGCCCTGGTTTTAGTGCTGCTGGACCAATGGGACGAGGAACTCCACCTGATAAAACTCCCGGGGGTTGGGTTCCACCTAAAAGTAGTGGGCCTCCTGGTAAAGCTCCTTCTAGAGGAGAGCAGAATGATTACTCTCAAAATTTCGTTGACACTGGTATGCGGCCGCAGAATTTCATCAGAGAGCTAGAGCTTACAAATGTTGTAGAGGATTACCCTAAGCTTAGGGAGCTTATACAGAAAAAGGATGAGATTGTGGCTAAATCTGCTTCTCCTCCTATGTATTACCGATGTGACTTAAAAGAGTTTGAGCTATCCCCGGAGTTCTTTGGAACCAAGTTTGACGTCATTCTTGTGGACCCCCCATGGGAGGAATATGTTCATCGCGCACCTGGTGTTGCTGACCATATGGAGTACTGGACATTTGAAGAAATAATGAGTCTAAAGATTGAg GCAATAGCAGACACACCTTCTTTTATCTTCCTTTGGGTTGGTGATGGTGCGGGCCTTGAGCAGGGCCGCCAGTGTTTAAAGAAG TGGGGATTTCGTAGGTGTGAGGATATTTGTTGGGTGAAGACAAACAAAGCTACTGCAACACCGGGGTTGCGTCATGATTCTCATACTTTATTTCAGCACTCAAAG GAGCACTGCTTGATGGGTATAAAAGGAACTGTCCGTCGCAGTACTGATGGTCACATAATCCATGCCAACATTGATACTGATGTAATAATTGCTGAGGAACCTCCGTATG GTTCAACACAAAAGCCTGAAGACATGTACAGAATTGTTGAGCATTTTGCCCTTGGCCGCAGGAGACTTGAGCTCTTTGGTGAAGACCACAATATTCGGTCTGGTTGGCTGACTGTTGGCAAAGAACTATCCTCGACAAATTTTAATGCTGAG GCATATGTAAGGAGCTTTGCTGATAAGGATGGGAAAGTTTGGCAAGGAGGGGGAGGACGAAATCCACCCCCAGAGGCACCCCATCTTGTCATTACAACCCCCGATATAGAGTCTCTTCGGCCCAAGTCACCAATGAAGAACCAGCAGCAACTTCAACAGCAGCAGTCGACATCCATTTCGCTAACAACGGCCAGTTCCTCTAATAGAAGGCCCGCTGGAAACTCACCTTCAAATCTGGGTGCTCTTGGTCTAAACCAAGAAGCTTCCAGCTCTAATCCCTCAACTCCAGTTCCCTGGGCGTCACCAATGGAGGGTTATAGAGGAAGAGAAGGGAGCAGTATGCCTTCAGATGATAAGCTTTTTGATATGTACGGATATAGTGGTCAGGCAAATCAAGACTATTTAGAATTTGAGTCTCACAGACAAATGAATTTGTTGTAA
- the LOC133858315 gene encoding BAHD acyltransferase DCR: MAAELGQKEETKNVKITAKTHVKLNKKLGRRECQLVTFDLPYLAFYYNQKLLFYRGSDFEEMVGKLKDGLAVVLEDFYQLAGRLGKDDEGVFRVEYDDEMDGVEVAEAIAEGIEIADLTVEEVTTTLKEFTPYNGVLNLEGLRRPLLAVQLTKLKDGLAMGMAFNHAIIDGTSTWHFMSSWAEICGGAHSISVPPFLDRTKARSTRVKLDLSLPSTPLASSNGDAKLPPQLREKIFRFSEAAIDKIKSNVNANPPSSDGSKPFSTFQSLSVHIWRHVTHARELKPEDYTVFTVFADCRKRVEPPMPESYFGNLIQAVFTVTAAGLLSANPPEFGASMIQKAIEMHNAKTIEERNKEWEKSPKIFEFKDAGVNCVAVGSSPRFKVYEVDFGWGKPESVRSGSNNRFDGMVSMYQGKSGGRSIDVEISLEAVAMERLEKDKEFLMEM; encoded by the exons ATGGCAGCTGAACTTGGGCAAAAGGAGGAAACGAAGAATGTGAAAATCACTGCCAAAACCCATGTCAAGCTCAACAAGAAACTCGGAAGAAGGGAATGTCAGTTGGTAACATTTGATCTTCCATACTTGGCTTTCTACTACAACCAAAAGTTGCTGTTTTACAGAGGGAGTGACTTTGAGGAGATGGTGGGGAAATTGAAAGACGGGCTAGCCGTCGTTTTGGAAGACTTCTATCAGCTCGCCGGGAGGCTAGGCAAAGATGACGAGGGGGTCTTTAGGGTGGAGTATGACGATGAAATGGACGGCGTGGAGGTGGCGGAGGCCATCGCTGAGGGGATCGAAATAGCTGATCTGACGGTCGAGGAGGTCACCACCACTTTGAAGGAGTTCACACCCTACAATGGGGTCTTGAACTTGGAGGGGCTCCGTAGGCCTCTGTTAGCAGTGCAG TTAACCAAGCTGAAAGACGGACTCGCAATGGGGATGGCATTCAACCACGCGATCATCGATGGGACTTCCACGTGGCACTTCATGAGCTCATGGGCCGAGATCTGCGGAGGGGCCCACTCCATCTCGGTCCCACCCTTCCTCGACCGCACTAAAGCCCGCAGCACCCGCGTGAAGCTCGACCTCTCGCTCCCCTCCACGCCACTCGCTTCATCCAACGGCGACGCAAAGCTCCCTCCACAACTCAGGGAGAAGATCTTCAGGTTCTCCGAGGCTGCCATCGACAAGATCAAGTCAAATGTCAACGCAAACCCTCCCTCATCGGACGGCTCAAAACCATTCTCCACATTCCAATCACTCTCCGTCCATATCTGGCGCCACGTAACCCATGCACGTGAACTGAAGCCCGAAGACTACACCGTCTTCACCGTCTTCGCGGATTGCCGGAAACGGGTGGAGCCTCCGATGCCGGAGAGCTACTTCGGTAACCTAATCCAAGCAGTGTTCACAGTAACGGCTGCCGGGTTGTTATCGGCGAACCCGCCAGAGTTTGGTGCGTCAATGATTCAGAAAGCGATAGAAATGCACAACGCGAAGACGATTGAGGAGCGCAACAAAGAGTGGGAGAAGTCACCGAAGATCTTCGAGTTTAAGGATGCGGGAGTGAACTGCGTGGCGGTGGGGAGCTCACCGAGGTTCAAGGTGTACGAGGTGGATTTTGGGTGGGGGAAGCCGGAGAGTGTGAGGAGTGGGTCGAACAACAGGTTTGACGGGATGGTGTCCATGTACCAGGGGAAGAGTGGTGGGAGGAGCATCGATGTGGAGATTAGCTTGGAGGCTGTGGCTATGGAGAGGCTGGAGAAGGACAAGGAGTTTCTTATGGAGatgtaa
- the LOC133862818 gene encoding sec-independent protein translocase protein TATB, chloroplastic — MVMASAICTPAFSSSSSSAKSVIYSLSSSLISYPKTPKFHLSKWVPPLGLCLFSPWSGLKHLGISIKPKPLNSERKGRCKGKMVYASLFGVGAPEALVIGVVALLVFGPKGLAEVARNLGKTLRTFQPTIRELQEVSREFKSTLEREIGLDDISTENKISSSGANATSTPSSTTSTKDSQTVVDPNGASSLNRAYTTEDYLKITEEQLKASAAQQQGQIPPSGEGELETQTQPQATIQETATAMPPPQKPESEK, encoded by the exons ATGGTCATGGCCTCGGCAATTTGTACTCCCGCATTCTCTTCATCGTCCTCGAGTGCAAAATCTGTTATTTACTCCCTATCTTCTTCTCTAATTTCATACCCCAAAACCCCAAAATTTCATCTCTCCAAATGGGTTCCTCCACTGGGTCTCTGTCTTTTCTCTCCGTGGAGCGGTCTCAAACATCTGGGTATCTCAATCAAACCAAAGCCTCTCAATTCAG AGAGGAAGGGGAGGTGTAAGGGTAAGATGGTTTATGCATCTCTGTTTGGGGTTGGAGCCCCCGAGGCTCTGGTCATTGGGGTGGTAGCTTTGTTGGTTTTTGGTCCCAAAGGTCTTGCTGAG GTTGCTCGGAATTTGGGAAAGACTTTGCGTACATTTCAACCCACCATTAGAGAACTTCAG GAAGTTTCGAGGGAATTCAAGAGCACCCTTGAAAGGGAGATTGGTCTTGATGACATTTCAACGGAAAACAAAATCAGCTCCAGCGGAGCCAATGCTACATCAACCCCATCATCCACTACGAGCACCAAGGATTCTCAAACTGTAGTTGACCCCA ATGGTGCTTCATCCCTAAACAGAGCATATACCACTGAAGACTACCTAAAGATCACAGAAGAGCAGCTGAAGGCATCTGCTGCCCAACAGCAGGGGCAGATACCTCCTTCAGGAGAAGGTGAGTTGGAAACTCAAACCCAGCCCCAAG CTACAATTCAAGAAACTGCCACTGCAATGCCTCCACCTCAAAAGCCTGAAAGCGagaaatga